Proteins from a genomic interval of Ciona intestinalis chromosome 9, KH, whole genome shotgun sequence:
- the LOC100183257 gene encoding uncharacterized protein LOC100183257 codes for MSDLENVKKNLRSVLLSSKQGIVAKHLQREYRELNGEFIPHQKLSFCSLEEFIRSLSDVCRVGYNNQNELTYFALTDGSTQHIKKMVANQRPGKKKSKPSSFKRNQFAQRPKSQYHHGSGWFNAPPRFRKHNTIKTTFKQHTVHVSPNTMTINVKNPQYTSNKVAPATPAVVKSNLANLLKSNPAGIHSCHLARLYKETFKQELPDKFVQDILDGKLPEYARVDKISIGNETKAILLSVNKVQTKRNMQQATNLQIMEEFVIKEHFVLEIEKNYKVSIQHVESCDQVFVQIFEDANSIKQMQTLIKSLHPSLKTCQSSLKPGSYVTTDCFLRAKAIQVTGDEVEIYNIDVGTTYFVSLGSLRYMNSSIASYPVFGIRCSLSRLNKGGSWSEDATKFCLKLISVGMSMIMKVVQIPTTILADQEYSVILYSEKPSRNLNARVLDDELSLMVARTVKFSNPFRFQPKSCAKFPNDEYLHLFILSVLCTTEVEVCIVGEQYSYKLCQLESAMLAFYNKPENRGVLALPQPPPLNCVYAVLQEETCVRGKLISINGNEAEVYLVDNAAFETVAISCLHPLKYAYSQFPTQVVTVSLAGLEQPTLANHSTILQYLSENIDNKPCVAKIVGRFGEEQDQIVVELLDTSGSVDVHVNKVCRSLVYSPKHYPSPDTTVPVIVRHIDQDAGLIFLNISGENLTALHRGMNEIQSMISPRRSQISKLATDLYIGKECLACISGSYYRVVIEEFTNQKPRDVKVFLIDVGRMEYISQGALLKMASESLLSIPPQAECCKISSPQETKEMLAAAGDFLHMNLTTAIDQLTTSESVIARFDKIESSDGGPHCISLWIDSPMGMKTRIISDDEEGPRVDEVRDRSRSFSSTSSSLLNSPLSTNSSTPALHDSFSSMNLVGAPKIETPDSAAKHQVYKTKDINHNTEIILSSISPNTLALAPRVNKHESPPKPLRREDVVLPSNSLIPVRVENVISPIHFNLILLDDLQKRDHLRKTMTAFYRKRPSQSKVALNQINCGSVYAAAYEDDAGVGWHRVKVQSSINGQVCVYFLDYGMCDVISDTASFYRLEKGFEILPPLSLVGRLAGIQPLDDAADWDDETCDRFTNLVINRDFYAQFFRMKLDLDDRMPDCRVFNISLCDTKTGVDVWINDVLVDIWNCAEYVA; via the coding sequence ATGTCAGATTTAGAGAATGTCAAAAAGAATTTGCGATCTGTTCTGTTATCATCGAAACAAGGAATTGTTGCCAAACATTTGCAAAGGGAATACAGAGAGCTAAATGGAGAATTTATTCCCCATCAAAAGTTATCTTTTTGCTCACTTGAAGAGTTCATAAGAAGTCTTTCTGATGTTTGCAGGGTTGGATACAACAATCAAAATGAACTGACTTACTTTGCTCTTACGGATGGTTCTACTCAGCATATTAAGAAAATGGTAGCGAACCAAAGACCTGGGAAAAAAAAGTCAAAGCCATCGAGTTTCAAGCGAAACCAGTTTGCGCAGCGTCCTAAATCGCAATATCATCACGGAAGTGGTTGGTTTAACGCACCACCTAGGTTCAGAAAGCACAATACGATAAAAACTACGTTCAAACAGCACACTGTACATGTTTCTCCAAATACGATGACGATAAACGTTAAAAACCCTCAGTATACAAGTAATAAAGTTGCTCCAGCAACACCAGCGGTTGTAAAATCAAATCTTGCTAATTTGTTGAAAAGCAATCCTGCGGGAATACATTCGTGTCATCTGGCAAGATTGTACAAGGAAACTTTTAAGCAGGAGTTGCCTGATAAGTTTGTTCAAGATATTTTGGATGGAAAGTTGCCAGAATATGCAAGAGTGGATAAAATAAGCATTGGGAATGAAACAAAAGCAATTCTGTTGTCCGTAAACAAAGTTCAGACCAAGAGAAATATGCAGCAAGCGACAAATTTGCAAATTATGGAAGAATTTGTCATAAAGGAACATTTTGTTCTTGAGATtgaaaaaaactataaagttTCCATTCAACATGTTGAGAGCTGTGACCAAGTTTTTGTTCAGATCTTTGAAGACGCAAATTCAATTAAACAAATGCAAACTCTGATAAAATCTCTTCATCCTTCTTTAAAAACTTGCCAAAGCAGTCTTAAACCTGGTAGTTATGTGACCACAGATTGCTTCCTTAGAGCTAAGGCCATTCAAGTTACGGGAGATGAAGTGGAAATTTACAACATTGATGTTGGTACAACATATTTCGTATCTTTGGGTTCATTAAGGTACATGAACAGCAGTATTGCCAGTTATCCTGTCTTTGGTATTCGCTGTTCATTAAGCAGGTTAAATAAAGGTGGAAGTTGGAGTGAGGACGCCACTAAGTTCTGTTTGAAACTTATTTCTGTTGGGATGTCTATGATTATGAAAGTGGTTCAAATTCCAACTACAATACTTGCAGACCAAGAATATTCCGTCATCCTTTACAGCGAAAAACCGAGTCGTAATCTAAACGCAAGAGTTCTGGATGATGAGTTAAGTCTCATGGTAGCTCGTACTGTGAAGTTTTCAAATCCTTTCAGGTTCCAGCCTAAAAGCTGTGCGAAGTTTCCTAATGATGAATATTTACATCTTTTCATCCTTAGCGTGTTATGCACAACTGAAGTTGAGGTTTGTATTGTGGGCGAGCAATACTCGTACAAGTTGTGTCAACTGGAAAGCGCAATGCTGGCCTTCTATAATAAACCAGAAAACAGAGGAGTATTAGCGTTACCACAACCCCCACCTTTAAATTGCGTTTATGCTGTTCTTCAAGAGGAAACTTGCGTGAGGGGAAAATTGATCTCAATAAATGGCAACGAAGCTGAAGTGTATCTTGTTGATAATGCTGCGTTTGAAACGGTTGCAATCTCGTGCTTACACCCGCTCAAATACGCTTATTCACAGTTTCCGACTCAGGTTGTCACAGTTTCTCTTGCTGGCCTTGAGCAACCTACTTTAGCCAACCACTCAACTATCCTACAATACCTCAGCGAAAACATCGACAACAAACCATGCGTGGCGAAAATCGTGGGCAGGTTTGGAGAAGAACAAGACCAGATTGTTGTGGAACTGCTAGACACGAGTGGCTCTGTCGATGTTCATGTTAACAAAGTTTGCAGAAGTCTAGTTTACTCACCTAAACATTACCCTTCACCTGACACTACTGTTCCTGTTATTGTCCGACACATAGATCAGGATGCTGGGTTGATATTCCTCAACATATCGGGTGAAAACCTGACAGCTCTCCATCGGGGTATGAATGAGATCCAATCCATGATCAGTCCAAGGCGTTCCCAGATCTCTAAACTTGCAACAGATCTGTACATTGGTAAAGAGTGTTTGGCTTGCATCTCTGGCTCTTACTATAGAGTTGTAATTGAAGAATTCACAAACCAAAAGCCCCGAGatgtaaaagtatttttgatCGATGTTGGTAGGATGGAATACATCTCACAAGGTGCATTATTGAAAATGGCGTCAGAGTCGCTCCTTTCCATCCCACCACAAGCAGAATGCTGCAAAATTTCATCACCCCAAGAAACCAAAGAGATGCTGGCTGCAGCTGGAGACTTTCTGCACATGAACCTTACCACAGCAATTGACCAACTAACCACCAGTGAGTCAGTAATTGCTCGGTTTGATAAAATCGAATCCAGTGACGGAGGACCCCACTGCATATCATTGTGGATTGATAGCCCAATGGGGATGAAAACAAGAATCATCTCAGATGATGAAGAAGGTCCAAGAGTTGATGAGGTGCGAGACAGATCAAGATCATTTTCTTCCACCTCTTCCTCACTGCTCAACTCTCCTTTGAGCACCAATTCATCAACCCCTGCTCTTCATGATTCATTTTCTTCAATGAATTTAGTCGGAGCTCCGAAAATTGAAACTCCGGACTCGGCTGCAAAGCATCAAGTATATAAAACCAAGGATATTAACCACAATACTGAGATAATACTTTCAAGTATTTCCCCCAATACATTAGCATTAGCACCACGTGTTAACAAACATGAGAGTCCACCAAAGCCACTGAGGAGAGAGGATGTTGTTTTACCATCTAACTCCCTAATTCCCGTCCGTGTCGAAAATGTAATTTCTCCAATCCATTTTAATCTCATTCTCCTTGATGATTTACAAAAGAGAGATCATCTAAGAAAAACAATGACAGCTTTCTATAGGAAAAGGCCCTCACAAAGTAAGGTTGCTCTCAACCAAATAAACTGTGGATCTGTGTATGCTGCGGCATATGAAGATGATGCTGGTGTTGGTTGGCACAGGGTGAAGGTACAGAGCAGCATCAATGGACAAGTATGCGTCTACTTTCTCGACTACGGCATGTGCGATGTTATAAGTGATACAGCTTCGTTTTATCGCTTGGAAAAAGGCTTTGAAATCCTGCCACCTTTAAGCTTGGTTGGGCGCCTTGCGGGGATTCAACCACTAGATGATGCTGCAGACTGGGATGACGAAACTTGCGACAGATTCACTAACTTAGTCATAAACCGGGATTTTTATGCCCAATTTTTTCGGATGAAATTGGACTTGGATGATAGGATGCCGGATTGTCGTGTCTTCAACATTTCACTCTGTGATACAAAAACTGGGGTTGATGTTTGGATTAATGATGTTCTTGTCGATATTTGGAACTGTGCTGAATATGTTGCCTGA
- the LOC100180891 gene encoding A-kinase anchor protein 17A-like: MNTSLISDLSDATPICQALKLYLKPIAKLNICVALPKLKAPGQTISNWEVMEKIKFMCSPHQFTLLRVTKSTLDFVRFEGETENKNLLSNFITLLDGKHIKLSGFPVLLKISCGESKHSFPTRHDWDSFFRDSKDFDETQPGERPDTVHLTNIPCKFFTDKKTQAVSEELIKITFLSFGEIRNIDVPMLDPYRSDTLAAGVSNFQTFSYGSRLNFEMYVQFKEYIGFAKCMNALKGMKLVAKESDGKAVAATIKVTFDCTKHLSAQSIAHRLQEKRKIEKLQREREEEKRKERELIQKKADEEKQRELDLLKEQEERRRKREEKRRRKKKEKKEQEEAARLALRIAMEERKLLLAQRKLESIRLLSELLDRVKADAQQAEVEKLEREIARKAEEERRKKMEEERKRMEKEEKKREKLRRKELEMKSRLLKRKLEEDYKKGEKRRKNAIRKLNHGKSLSSAVVVTSPPS; the protein is encoded by the exons ATGAACACCTCACTCATCAGTGATCTGTCTGATGCTACCCCCATTTGCCAAGCATTAAAACTTTACCTGAAACCAATCGCAAAACTCAACATATGCGTTGCTCTACCCAAATTGAAG gcTCCCGGCCAAACTATATCAAACTGGGAAGTTATGGAAAAGATAAAGTTCATGTGTTCACCACACCAGTTCACTTTACTAAGGGTAACAAAAAGTACGCTGGATTTTGTCAG GTTTGAGGGAGAGactgaaaacaaaaaccttCTTTCCAACTTTATAACGTTACTTGATGGAAAACACATCAAATTGTCAGGTTTTCCTGTGCTTTTAAAG ATATCTTGTGGTGAAAGCAAACACAGCTTTCCCACCAGGCATGACTGGGATTCATTTTTCCGAGATTCCAAAGACTTTGACGAAACGCAACCTGGTGAACGACCCGATACCGTCCATCTCACAAACATCCCTTGCAAGTTTTTCACCGATAAA AAAACCCAGGCTGTGAGTGAAGAGTTGATCAAGATAACATTTCTATCTTTTGGTGAGATTCGTAACATAGATGTACCAATGCTTGACCCTTATAGATCAGATACACTG GCAGCAGGCGTGAGCAACTTCCAGACATTCTCGTACGGTTCCCGACTCAACTTTGAAATGTACGTTCAGTTCAAGGAGTACATCGGCTTCGCAAAGTGCATGAACGCGCTCAAAGGAATGAAACTTGTGGCAAAAGAGAGTGATGGAAAAGCTGTGGCTGCAACTATAAAG GTCACTTTTGATTGCACGAAGCACCTATCCGCCCAATCCATCGCACACAGGTTGCAAGAGAAACGGAAAATTGAGAAACTACAACGCGAGagagaagaagaaaaaaggaaGGAGAGAGAACTCATACAGAAAAAGGCAGATGAGGAGAA aCAAAGAGAGTTAGATTTGCTTAAAGAGCAAGAGGAGAGGAGAAGAAAACGAGAGGAAAAGAGAAGGAGGaaaaagaaagagaaaaaggAGCAGGAGGAAGCTGCGAGGTTGGCTCTCAGGATCGCGATGGAAGAGAGGAAACTTCTTCTCGCCCAACGGAAGTTGGAATCAATTAGATTGCTCAGTGAATTACTGGATCGTGTAAAG GCAGATGCGCAGCAAGCAGAGGTGGAAAAGTTGGAGAGAGAAATCGCTCGAAAAGCTGAAGAGGAGAGGAGGAAAAAGATGGAAGAAGAGAGAAAGAGAATGGAGAAGGAGGAGAAAAAACGA GAGAAACTTCGTCGGAAAGAACTCGAGATGAAATCACGGTTGTTGAAACGTAAACTAGAAGAAGATTACAAGAAAGGAGAGAAAAGAAGGAAAAACGCAATCAGGAAGCTGAATCATGGAAAATCTCTCTCTTCTGCTGTTGTGGTTACTTCCCCGCCgagctga
- the LOC100187376 gene encoding mannose-1-phosphate guanyltransferase alpha-A, with product MKVKAVILVGGPEKGTRFRPLSLDVPKPLFPIAGFPLIHHHIEACSKIPEVTEILLIGFFQPSDAIKRFVRRERQKYGKNISYLQEYTMLGTAGCIYHFRDVIMNGDMDAFFLMFSDVFCDFPLLQMIDAKEKFMPYLMMTVEVPQDQSLHYGCAGINPLTKEVVHYIEKPDTFVSRDVNAGLYLLNVDIFEEIGMLFQRKHRPSISGSLDNEKYEDSTSNGLGRIVLESDLLPLLSGSGKLFAFKTNTFWLNIKSAGSALHANRAILELYKTTHPGRLNNESNCMGNVSVHPTAEVDPTAVLGPHVTIGAGAIIGKGVRVKNSMILEGAIMKDHCCILNSIIGWNCVVGEWSRVEGTPTEIDPNVNHATTDNFYLFDEQGRLRPSITILGRDVTVPSEVVVRNSIVMPNKNINRGFKNQILL from the exons ATGAAAGTGAAGGCAGTTATTTTAGTTGGTGGACCAGAAAAGG GTACACGATTCCGTCCACTGAGTTTAGATGTCCCCAAACCACTTTTCCCCATCGCAGGCTTTCCACTTATACACCACCATATCGAAGCCTGtagtaaa ATACCAGAGGTCACTGAGATTTTGTTGATTGGTTTCTTCCAACCAAGCGATGCAATTAAACGTTTCGTGCGAAGGGAGAGGCAGAAGTATGGCAAAAACATCAG TTACCTGCAAGAATACACGATGCTCGGTACAGCTGGCTGTATCTACCATTTCCGTGATGTTATTATGAACGGAGACATGGACGCTTTCTTCCTTATGTTCAGCGATGTTTTCTGTGACTTTCCTCTCCTGCAAATGATCGACGCAAAGGAAAAGTTCATGCCTTATCTAATGATGACGGTTGAG GTACCACAAGATCAGTCGTTGCACTACGGGTGCGCCGGTATCAACCCTTTAACGAAAGAAGTTGTTCACTACATAGAAAAACCTGATACATTCGTCAGCCGAGACGTTAACGCTGGCTTGTACCTTTTGAACGTTGATATTTTCGAAGAGATCGGAATGTTGTTTCAACGCAAACACAGGCCGAGCATAAGCGGGAGTTTAGA caACGAAAAATACGAAGACAGCACAAGTAATGGCCTTGGACGAATAGTTTTGGAAAGTGATTTATTGCCTTTATTATCAGGCTCGGGAAAACTATTCGCGTTCAAAACAAACACGTTTTGGCTTAACATAAAATCAGCAGGGTCAGCATTACATGCTAATAGAGCGATATTGGAATTGTACAAGACGACTCACCCTGGTAGATTAAACAACGAATCAAACTGTATGGGTAATGTGTCAGTTCATCCGACGGCTGAGGTTGATCCGACAGCAGTG TTGGGACCGCATGTTACAATCGGAGCAGGGGCAATCATTGGGAAAGGAGTTCGTGTGAAAAACTCAATGATATTAGAAGGAGCGATAATGAAG GACCACTGCTGCATATTGAACAGCATCATAGGCTGGAACTGCGTGGTTGGGGAGTGGAGCCGAGTAGAAGGAACACCCACCGAGATCGACCCTAATGTTAACCACGCAACGACtgataacttttatttgtttgatgAACAAGGACGACTACGACCCTCCATTACTATTCTCG gtcgtgacgtcacagtaccCTCAGAAGTAGTGGTCCGCAACTCAATAGTGATGCCGAACAAGAATATAAATCGCGGATTCAAAAACCAAATTTTGCTCTga